In one Dermacentor variabilis isolate Ectoservices chromosome 4, ASM5094787v1, whole genome shotgun sequence genomic region, the following are encoded:
- the LOC142577720 gene encoding cholinesterase-like, whose translation MSTLYVDWLREEERMRRTGSMPPALTDKLSNTDPEVAAARARLQRGYLQEETCERPPVPASSAMATGVDTGTPHGNFAQSAFLLSFWSLYRHKATERRGSLHGSMTACLVSVVASILTLAVATVLLLRYLSPKKDDLLIHGPFGTVLGSVMSCRGRLVHAFRGVPFAQPPVGDLRFREAVAARDGGADSLYDGTRPPAPCLQGDKTIRTRAGGERANAGSDRGREDCLTLSIWKPPGACEAGPLAVLFVVHGHFFQMSHADNEGRCLAALGDVVVVAPHYRLGAMGFLNAPPEAPGNVGLSDLVVALNWTRTYARYFCGDAANIVALGHNAGASAVGYLLHNQEVFSVSRAILINETPFTRYYVRYKHARFADVSLYSC comes from the exons ATGAGCACGCTATACGTGGACTGGCTCAGAGAAGAAGAGAGAATGCGCCGCACCGGTTCCATGCCGCCGGCGCTGACCGATAAACTGAGTAACACGGACCCCGAGGTGGCGGCCGCGAGGGCGAGGCTCCAGCGTGGCTACCTGCAGGAGGAGACGTGCGAGAGGCCGCCAGTTCCCGCCAGCTCCGCGATGGCCACTGGCGTCGACACGGGCACCCCTCACGGAAACTTCGCGCAGTCTGCCTTCCTGCTGAGCTTCTGGAGCTTGTACAGGCACAAGGCGACCGAACGCCG CGGATCGCTCCACGGGAGCATGACGGCCTGTCTGGTGTCCGTCGTGGCTTCCATCCTGACGCTGGCCGTGGCCACGGTTCTCCTACTCCGCTACCTGTCGCCCAAGAAAGACGACCTGCTCATCCACGGCCCGTTTGGCACCGTGCTTGGCTCCGTCATGAGCTGCAGGGGACGCCTGGTGCACGCCTTTCGCGGCGTGCCATTCGCCCAGCCACCGGTGGGCGACCTACGATTCCGCGAAGCCGTCGCAGCGAGGGACGGCGGTGCCGATTCCCTCTACGACGGCACTCGGCCGCCAGCCCCTTGCCTCCAGGGCGATAAGACAATCAGGACCCGCGCCG GCGGTGAAAGGGCAAATGCCGGTTCGGATCGGGGACGCGAAGACTGCCTCACGCTGAGCATCTGGAAGCCGCCAGGTGCCTGCGAGGCCGGCCCGCTGGCGGTGCTCTTCGTGGTGCACGGTCACTTCTTCCAGATGTCGCACGCCGACAACGAAGGCCGTTGCCTTGCCGCGCTCGGAGACGTCGTGGTCGTGGCGCCGCACTACCGGCTCGGAGCCATGGGATTCCTCAACGCGCCGCCCGAAGCGCCGGGCAACGTGGGCCTCTCGGACCTCGTCGTAGCCCTGAACTGGACTAGAAC ATACGCGCGTTACTTTTGCGGCGATGCGGCGAACATAGTCGCTTTGGGCCACAACGCCGGGGCGTCCGCGGTCGGCTACCTGCTGCACAACCAGGAAGTCTTTAGCGTCAGCAGGGCCATTCTGATCAACGAGACTCCATTCACAAGGTACTACGTGAGGTATAAACATGCGCGTTTTGCCGACGTCTCGCTCTATTCTTGTTGA
- the LOC142577721 gene encoding uncharacterized protein LOC142577721 has product MRNASAAQVMQSGALGRPIFFPSYNQTLMRFPPYDRKDITSPDRIDLLVGHTDGNLYNLADTLRLDIAQTEQLHLPTAFLTLLGIETPMEIIGYYQKAAQTGLVSPAVEEGDADAIMLSDVLHACPARFYGQFLSQKFNRVSSFVLPRLERPARTVAAATELERWRELEEDLRRALGTFLPDQATESDGSDGFKLSATLIYIWASFATDGRLPAVNNAPWPRVTGYAFPVVRIRPNGLTLLNDSSREERCKFLEPRLLL; this is encoded by the exons ATGCGAAACGCCAGTGCCGCGCAAGTCATGCAAAGTGGTGCTCTTGGAAGGCCGATCTTCTTTCCATCATACAACCAAACTCTGATGCGTTTTCCACCCTACGACCGCAAGGATATAACCAGC CCAGACCGCATCGACCTGCTCGTCGGCCACACGGATGGCAACCTCTACAACCTCGCAGACACGCTGAGACTCGACATAGCGCAAACAGAGCAACTGCATTTGCCCACGGCTTTTCTCACCCTTCTGGGCATAGAAACACCGATGGAGATAATCGGCTACTACCAAAAG GCGGCGCAGACCGGGTTGGTAAGCCCGGCTGTCGAGGAGGGCGACGCAGACGCCATAATGCTGAGTGACGTCCTGCACGCGTGTCCCGCGCGCTTCTACGGCCAGTTCCTGTCCCAGAAATTCAACCGCGTCAGCAGCTTCGTGCTGCCCCGTCTCGAGCGACCGGCAAGGACCGTTGCGGCTGCCACGGAACTCGAGCGATGGCGGGAACTGGAAGAAGACTTACGGCGTGCACTGGGAACGTTCCTTCCCGACCAAGCAACCGAGTCGGACGGCAGCGACGGGTTCAAGCTTAGCGCCACCCTCATCTACATATGGGCATCATTCGCCACAGATGG CCGCCTGCCAGCCGTGAATAACGCTCCGTGGCCTCGCGTCACCGGCTACGCGTTTCCCGTGGTGCGCATCAGACCGAACGGACTGACGCTCCTCAACGACAGCAGCAGGGAAGAACGCTGCAAGTTCCTCGAGCCCAGACTGTTGCTCTAG